Within Sphingobium aromaticiconvertens, the genomic segment CCAGATGCTCAGGATCGATATTGGTGACGACCACAATCGTCCCATCCAGCCGCAGGAAGCTGCCGTCGCTCTCGTCCGCCTCGACCACCATCCAGTCGCTATTGCCCAGCCGCGCGTTGGAGCCATAGCTGTTGATGATGCCGCCATTGATGACCGTCGGATCAACCCCGCCGGCATCCAGCAACGCCGCGACCATGGATGTCGTCGTCGTCTTGCCATGCGTCCCGGCAATCGCGACGGTGGATTTCAGGCGCATGAGTTCCGCCAGCATCTCCGCCCGGCGAATGACGGGCACCCGGTTCTCCAGCGCCAGCTCGACCTCCGGGTTGCCGCGCTTGATCGCGGTCGATGTGACCACCACCGCCGCATCGCCCAGATTTTCGGCGTTGTGGCCGATCATCACCTTGATGCCCTTGGTTCGCAGCCCCTCGACCACATAGCCCTCGGCCACATCGCTGCCCTGAACCACATAGCCCAGATTGTGCATTACTTCGGCAATGCCGGACATGCCGATGCCGCCGATGCCGATGAAATGAATAGTGCCGATGTCGGTGCCGACGCCCTTCATGCGGGAACTCCCTGAAGATTGAGATTGGAGGGCGGTGGCGTCACCTTGACAGGGTCATTCATGATCGGCGCCTTGCCGATGCTTTCCAGCAGGTCGGCCATGTCGCGCGCCGCATCGGGCCGCCCACAGGCCCGCGCCCGCTTGGCCGCATTCTGTAATGCGCCGGGTTCGATCGCCATTTTCTGAATCTGCTTGGCCAGTTCCACCGCCGTAAATTGCGATTGCGGGATGGAACGCGCCCCGCCCGCCTCCACCATTTCGCGCACATTGGCGGTCTGGTGGTCATCCATCGCGCTCGGCAACGGCACCAGTATCGCGGGCCGCCCTGCGCAGGTCAGTTCCGCCAGCGTCGAAGCTCCTGCTCGCGCGATCACCAGATGCGACCAGCCCAGCTTCTCGGGCACGTCATTGAAATAGGTCGCCAGATCAGCCGGGATTTCCATCGATGCATAGGTCGCGCGCACCCGCTCGATATCCTCGGCCCGGCACTGCTGCGTCACCTGCAACCGGCGGCGCAGACTCAGCGGCAGCATCGACAGCCCCTCGGGCACAACGGTCGACAATATGCTCGCGCCCTGACTCCCGCCCGTCACCAGCACGCGGAACACGCTCTCATCGGTCAGCGCCGGAAATTCTTCCTCGCGCAACGCCTTCACCTCTTCGCGCACCGGATTGCCGACCAGATGCACCTTGTCGGCATAGCTGTCCTTCAACCGCTCGATCACCGGATAGGCGGTGGCAATCGCATTTACCCGGCTCGCCAACAGGCGATTGACCCGGCCCAGCACCGCATTCTGCTCATGGATCGCGGTCGGAATCCCATCGGCCAGCGCGCCCAGCAGCGCGGGCATCGCCGGATAGCCGCCAAAGCCCACAACGGCGGTCGGACGGAACGTCTCGTTCAGCCGCCGCGCCATGGCACGGCCTGCCAATATGCCCTTGGCCGCGGGCAGCCAGCTTTTGGGATTACCGGTCATGCGGCCCGCAGGCAGCATATGCACCTGCGCCTTTTCGAAGATGCCGGGGATCTTCGCCCCCCGCTCGTCCGTGACCAGTGCGACATGATGGCCGCGCGCCATCAGTTCTTCCGCCACCGCGTGGGCCGGAATCATATGACCACCCGTTCCGCCGGCGGCGAGAACGAAGTGACGGGAAATACTCATCGACCACTCCATTTGACGACTGTATGCCGACCCATGAAGGGGTTGCGTCGCGTGAATGCGAGCAACAGGCCGACGCCGATACAAAGCGCCAGCATAGAGGAGCCACCGTAGCTGATAAAGGGCAGCGTCATGCCCTTGGACGGAAAAATCTGGGCATTGACGCCCATGTTGATGATCGCCTGCAACCCGAACTCGGTCGTCAGGCCTGCCGCGGCCAGGATGGTGAAATTATCCTCCTCGTCCAGCAGGCGCAGCAACACGCGCACGATGATGGCAAGATAGACGAAGACGATGGCGATACAGGCCAGCAGCCCGAACTCCTCGCCGATGACAGAGAAGATATAGTCGGTATGCGCTTCAGGCAGGCGGAACTTCTGCTGCCCGCCGCCCGGCCCCACCCCGGTAAAGCCGCCATTGGTGATGGTGCGAAACGCAAGGTCCGTCTGGTCCGGTCCGCTATCATGGCTGACGCCGATCCCAAGGAAATCGTTGATCCGCTGCCGCCCGTTCTCATAGAACATATAGGCCGCGACCAGCGCCCCCAGCGCCGCGACGCCCAGCGCCCCGATCGCCCGCATCGACACGCCCGACAGCAGCAGCAGCGTCGCCCAGCAGGCAGCAAAGATCACCGTCTGGCCAAAGTCGGGCTGCCGCATCAGCAGCACCGCGATCAGCAAGGTCATCACTCCGGTCAGCGGAATGACGGGCAGGTTCGCGTCCCGCCCTCCCCGCAGCGACAGCAACCAGGCCGTTGTGACGACAAAAACCGGCTTCAGAAACTCCGAGGGCTGAAACCGCATCCCCGGCAGGTCGATCCAGCGCTTCGCCCCGTTGATGGTGGAACCCAGCAACGGCACCAGCAACAGCATGACGAAGAAGAAGGCCGCACCGATCATTGCCAGCCGCCGCGCCTGTGTGCGCGGCAGCATGGAGATGACCAGCATCACCGGCAGGCCGATCAACACCCAGATCAACTGGCGATAAAAATAGATGAGCGGATTGACGGCCACATGCGCGGTCGACCGGTCGATCGCCGCGACCGGAGAGGCGGCAGCAACAGCAACCAGCCCGATCGCCATCAGCACGACGATCAGCGACAGCAGCACGCGGTCGATTTCCCAGAACCAGATGGCCAGCGCCGTTCGCTCGCGCGGCACCGTGCTGTTGCGAAAGCCCTTCACCAGTTCTCCGGCTTTCGTCATCCGCGTGCGCGCGCTATCTGGCCCCCCACCACTCTTCATACGTCCCCCAATGCCTCAACGGCAGCGGCAAAGGCATCGCCCCGCGCCTCGAAATCGCGAAACTGGTCGAAACTCGCGCAAGCGGGCGACAACAGCACCACATCGCCGGGCTGTGCGATGCGCGCGGCCCGGCGGACGGCGGCCGATAGCATTTCGCTGTCATCCACCGCCATATGCGGGCGCAGCAGGTCGGCGAACATATGCCCCGCTTCACCGATCGTATAGGCATGGGCGACGTTGCCGAACTGGGCCAAGCACTCGTCCAGATTGTCGCTCTTGGCCAGACCACCGACGATCCAATGGATGCGCGGCTTACCCTCGACCGGCGGCCAAGCGGCCAGCGCGGGCGCGGTAGAGGCAGGATTGGTCGCCTTGCTGTCGTTGACGTACAGGACGCCGTTTCGCTCCGCCACCCGCTGCATCCGATGCGGCAGGCTGGCGTAGCTGGCCAGCGCGTTCAGCGTCGTCTCCTCATCGATCCCCAGAGCCTGCGCCACGGCAATGGCGACCGCTGCGTTCTGGGCATTATGCGGCCCCTGCAAGGCGGGCCAGCCAGCCTGCGCGACCGGATCAATATCCGCCGCCTTCACTTCAACGCGGGCACCAACAGCCCCTTGGGCAATCGCCCGGCTCGACGCATCCTCGGTCGCAATCACCGCGACATGATCCGCCGACTGCATCGCAAACAACCGCGCCTTCGACGCCACATAGCCCTCAAACCCGCTATAGCGATCCAGATGATCGGGCGTGATGTTCAACAGCACCGCGACATCGCAATCCAGGCTCTGCGTCAGGTCGATCTGATAGCTCGACAGTTCCAGCACATAGACGCCCACGCCATGCAGGTTCGGCTCCAGTGGCTCCTGCCCCAAAATCGGCAGCCCGATATTGCCGCCCATGCGTGTGGGATAGCCCGCTTGCTCGATGATGTGATGGATCAACGCCGTCGTGGTCGACTTGCCGTTGGTGCCGGTGATGCCGACCACCTTATGCGGCGGCAGCGTCGGGCGGGCTAGTGCAAACAGTTCAATGTCGCCGATGACCGGCACGCCCGCCAGCTTCGCCCTCTGGGCAATCGGATGGCGATTGAGCGGCACCCCCGGCGACACGACCACGCCGTCAAACCCGGCGAGGTCGATCTCCATCGGATCGCCGATTTCCAACGTGACATCGCCGTCAGTCCGGGTCGATATCTCCATGACAGCGTCCACCGCCGCCTCCCGCGCCTCTTCGCGATTATCCCAGGCGACGACCCGCGCGCCGCTTGCCGCCAGCGTCTCGACGGTGGCAAGGCCCGACCGCGCCAGCCCCAGCACCGCATAGGTCTTTCCCGCAAAGACGTTCGAAACGATCCCCATGCCCTTACCTCAGCTTCAATGTGGCAAGGCCGGCCAGCGCCAGCACAAAGGATATGATCCAGAAACGGATGACGACGGTAGGCTCCGCCCAGCCGATCTGCTCGAAATGATGGTGGATCGGGGCCATCTTGAACACCCGTTTGCCGGTCCGCTTGTAGAAAAAGACCTGGATGATGACGCTCATCGCTTCGACCACGAACAGGCCGCCTATGATGCCCAGCACGATCTCATGATGCGCGCTGACAGCGATCACGCCGATCGTCCCACCCAGTGCCAGACTGCCGGTATCGCCCATGAACACGGCGGCGGGCGGCGCGTTGAACCACAGGAAGGCCAGCCCCGCTCCCACGATCGCGCCGCATAATATGGTCAGATCACCCGCCCCCGGCACATGCGGAATGCCCAGATAGTCCGCGAAATCCGCGCGCCCCACCAGATAGACGATCAGCATGAACGCCAGGCTGGCGATAATCACCGGCATGGTCGCCAGCCCGTCCAGCCCATCGGTCAGGTTCACCGCATTGCCGAACGCCACGATCACGAAGGCGGCAAATATGAAGTAGAAGGGACCAAGATTGATCGCCGGCCCATTCCAGAAGGGCACGTACAGGGCGGTGCCGTTCTGCTGAACGATCATCCATGCCGCGACGCCCGCGATCAGGAATTCGAAGAACAGCCGCAGCTTGCCCGACAGCCCCTTGTGGCTGGCCTTCGTCACCTTGTCATAATCGTCCAGAAACCCGATCGCCCCGAACCCCAACGTCACAAAGATGCAGGCCCAGATATAGATGGACGACAGGTCCATCCACAGCAGCACGGACGATACCATCGCGGTCAGGATCATCAGGCCGCCCATGGTCGGCGTACCGCGCTTGGCCAGATGGCTTTGCGGCCCGTCGTCGCGGATCGGTTGCCCCTTGCCCTGCCGCACCCGCAGCCAGCCAATGAACTTTGGACCGATCACCAGTCCGATCAGCAGCGCGGTCGCGATCGCCGCGCCAGTGCGAAAGCTCAAATAGCGGACGAGGTTGAAAATCCCCGCGAAATCCAGCGTTTGCGCCAGCCAGTATAACATTATTCCGTCTCTTTCCTGCGCGCTCTGGCGCTCAGGGCGGCAACCGTCCGCGACAGTCCCACCCCGTTAGATCCCTTTATCAAGATGGCGTCGCCTGCGCGCACCTCCGCCTCCAGCAACCCTGTGGCGGCGGCAGCGTCGGCAACATGATCGAACGCCATCACACCCTTCAGCGCGCTGGCCAGCGGCGCCATCTCCTCACCCACCAATATCGCATAATCGACCTGCCCTTCGCCCAGCGGCGCGGCCAGCCCGGCATGAAGGTCGTCGCTCAGATGCCCCAGTTCGCGCATCGCGCCCAGCACGGCGATCCGGCGGTCAGCCTCCTCGCGGCCCAGTTGCTTCAACGTCGCCGCCATGGACAGCGGATTGGCGTTATAGCTTTCGTCGATCAACAGGGCTTGCCCACCCTCGACCGCCAATATGCACCGCTCGCCGCGTCCGGGCAGCCCCGGCATCTCCGCCAGCGCCAGCCCCGCCGCCGCCAGATCACCACCAGCCGCATCGACCGCCGCCAGCACGGCCAGCGCATTGGACACCCAATGATCGCCCGGCGCGGCCACGGTGAAACATAATTCAGCATCCGGCAGGCTGGCCGTCACCAGCGTTCCGCCATTGGATGCAGACACAGCTTCTGTCGCGCGCACATCCGCGCCCTCTTCCAGCCCGAATGTCAGCACGCGCTCCGCATAGGCGCTGGCCTTGGCGTAAAGCGTCTCCACATGTGGGCTGTCATAGGGGATGATCGCCGTGCCGCCCGACTCCAGCCCCTCGAAAATCTCGGCCTTGGCCTGCGCGATGGCCGCTTCGGTGCCGAAAAACTCGATGTGCGCCGGTGCAATCGCGGTGACGATTGCGACATCTGGCCGCACCATCTGAGTCAGCACCGATAGTTCGCCCTCATGGTTCATCCCCATCTCGAACACGCCGAACGCGCTCCCCCGCGGCATCCGGGCGAGGCTCAAGGGCACGCCGACATGGTTATTGTAGCTTTTGACCGACCGATGCACCGCCCCCGGATTGGACCGCTCCAGCGCCTGAAACAACGCTTCCTTGGTGCCCGTCTTGCCGACCGATCCGGTAACGCCGATGACTTTGCCCATCATGCGCGCCCGCGACGCCTCGCCCAGCGCTTCCAGCGCCCGCGTGGTATCGGCGACCAGCACATGCGGATACTCGACCGCCTCGCTCACGATCGCGCCCGCTGCCCCCTGCGCGAACGCCTTGTCGACGAAGCGATGCCCATCGGTCGCCTCACCCTTCATTGCTATGAACAGGTCACCATCGCTTACTTCCCGACTGTCGAAGGCTACCCCAGAAACGGCAAAGGCGGCAGACACGCTGCCGCCGGTAGCCTTGGCGATTTCCTCAGAGGTCCAAAGGTCAGCCATCACAGCCCTGCCTCCGTTCGCTTCGAACGAAGTCGAGAAGCATGCATCGATTTATAAAGCCGGTTCTCGACGCGCTCGAACCGAACGGCAAGGATTGCTGCAAACCTCAACCGGCGCACTCCCGCGCCACCGTCACATCATCGAACGGCAGCACACGGTCACCGATGATCTGACCCTGCTCATGCCCCTTGCCCGCCAGCAGAACGATGTCATCCGCTCCAGCCTGCGCGATAGCCGCAGCGATGGCCGCCCGCCGCCCACCAATTTCCTCAGCTCCCGGCGCACCCGCCATCACCGCCGCGCGAATGATCGAAGGCTCCTCGGATCGCGGATTGTCGTCGGTCACGATCACATGATCGGCGAGGTCCGTCGCCACCGCGCCCATCAAGGGACGCTTGCCCGTGTCGCGATCGCCGCCCGCACCGAACAGCGCGATCAACCGCCCTTTGGTATGTGGTCGCAGCGCCTCGATTGCGGCGCGCAGACCGTCGGGCGTATGGGCATAATCGACATAGACTGGCGCGCCCGCCTTGCTGATGACCGCCCGCTCCAGCCGGCCACGCACCGGCTGAACCCGGCCCATCAGTTCCAGCACTCTGGCCGTGTCGCCACCGCAGGCGATGATCAGCCCGGCCGCCGTCAACGCATTGGCCGCCTGATAAGCGCCGATCAGCGGCAGGTTGACCTTATAGGCTTTACCATCCGCCTCGATCTCCAGCGTCTGGCCCAACTGGGTCGGGGTGCGGTTGGTCAGGCGCAATGCCTGCCCCTGCACCCCGACGCTCAGCAGACGAAGCCCCCGCTTCGTAACTCGTTCGATGACCTTTGCGGACCATATGTCGTCAGCCCACACGACCGCCGCGCCGTCCCCGGCAACGACCCCGTCGAACAGTCGCATCTTGGCATCGAAATAGCTGTCCATGTCGCCATGGTAATCCAGATGATCGCGCGACAGGTTGGTGAAGGCTCCGGCGCGCACCGGCAGCCCCTCGGTCCGATATTGCGCCAGCCCATGGCTCGACGCCTCGAACGCGGCATGGGTGATCCCCTCACGGCGCAGGCCCGACATGTTGGACAGGAAGGTAACGATGTCCGGCGTGGTCAGCCCTGTCGACACCTGATCGACCGAAGTGGTGACCCCTAGCGTACCAATGGACGCCGCTTTCTCCCCCATCATCCGCCACAACTGGCGCGCCAGCTCCACGGTGGAGGTCTTGCCGTTGGTCCCCGTCACCGCCACCGTCACGTCCGGAAAGGGTGCAAAGAAACGCGCGGCCAGCCCAGCGAACAGACGGCGGGGATTGGCATGGGCGATGTGGATCGCGCCCTCGACCTTCGCCTCAGGCCGGGCGACCACGGCGATGGCTCCCGCCTTCACGGCGTCGGCGATATAGTCCTCGCCATTGACGCGCAGCCCCTGAAAAGCGCCAAAGACAGTACCGGGTGCAACCTTGCGATTATCGATGGCAAAGCCCGTGACCGGCGCGTCAAGGTCGCCCCCCTTGGCGGCGACCTCTGCGTCCAATCCCTGCGTAATCGCGCCGAGGCGCATCACTCTTCTCCCTTGGCTTTCCAGAGCAGCGGCATCAGGTCGGAAATCTCCACGTCGCGATGCTCGTCGGGCAGCACGCCCAGCATCGGCCCGATCCGCTCAACCACCCGCTTGACCACCGGCGACGCCGTCCAGGCGGCGGTACGCAGTCCGAACGTTTCGGCATTGCCCTTCGGCTCGTCCATCATGGCGAGCACGACATAGCGCGGATTGTCCATTGGAAAGGCGGAGGCGAACGTCGTCACCAGCGAACTCTTGTTGTAACGGCCCTCGAAGGGCTTTTCGGCGGAACCTGTCTTGCCGCCTACCCGGTATCCCTTGGCGTCG encodes:
- the murG gene encoding undecaprenyldiphospho-muramoylpentapeptide beta-N-acetylglucosaminyltransferase, with translation MSISRHFVLAAGGTGGHMIPAHAVAEELMARGHHVALVTDERGAKIPGIFEKAQVHMLPAGRMTGNPKSWLPAAKGILAGRAMARRLNETFRPTAVVGFGGYPAMPALLGALADGIPTAIHEQNAVLGRVNRLLASRVNAIATAYPVIERLKDSYADKVHLVGNPVREEVKALREEEFPALTDESVFRVLVTGGSQGASILSTVVPEGLSMLPLSLRRRLQVTQQCRAEDIERVRATYASMEIPADLATYFNDVPEKLGWSHLVIARAGASTLAELTCAGRPAILVPLPSAMDDHQTANVREMVEAGGARSIPQSQFTAVELAKQIQKMAIEPGALQNAAKRARACGRPDAARDMADLLESIGKAPIMNDPVKVTPPPSNLNLQGVPA
- a CDS encoding putative peptidoglycan glycosyltransferase FtsW, with the translated sequence MTKAGELVKGFRNSTVPRERTALAIWFWEIDRVLLSLIVVLMAIGLVAVAAASPVAAIDRSTAHVAVNPLIYFYRQLIWVLIGLPVMLVISMLPRTQARRLAMIGAAFFFVMLLLVPLLGSTINGAKRWIDLPGMRFQPSEFLKPVFVVTTAWLLSLRGGRDANLPVIPLTGVMTLLIAVLLMRQPDFGQTVIFAACWATLLLLSGVSMRAIGALGVAALGALVAAYMFYENGRQRINDFLGIGVSHDSGPDQTDLAFRTITNGGFTGVGPGGGQQKFRLPEAHTDYIFSVIGEEFGLLACIAIVFVYLAIIVRVLLRLLDEEDNFTILAAAGLTTEFGLQAIINMGVNAQIFPSKGMTLPFISYGGSSMLALCIGVGLLLAFTRRNPFMGRHTVVKWSGR
- the murD gene encoding UDP-N-acetylmuramoyl-L-alanine--D-glutamate ligase — translated: MGIVSNVFAGKTYAVLGLARSGLATVETLAASGARVVAWDNREEAREAAVDAVMEISTRTDGDVTLEIGDPMEIDLAGFDGVVVSPGVPLNRHPIAQRAKLAGVPVIGDIELFALARPTLPPHKVVGITGTNGKSTTTALIHHIIEQAGYPTRMGGNIGLPILGQEPLEPNLHGVGVYVLELSSYQIDLTQSLDCDVAVLLNITPDHLDRYSGFEGYVASKARLFAMQSADHVAVIATEDASSRAIAQGAVGARVEVKAADIDPVAQAGWPALQGPHNAQNAAVAIAVAQALGIDEETTLNALASYASLPHRMQRVAERNGVLYVNDSKATNPASTAPALAAWPPVEGKPRIHWIVGGLAKSDNLDECLAQFGNVAHAYTIGEAGHMFADLLRPHMAVDDSEMLSAAVRRAARIAQPGDVVLLSPACASFDQFRDFEARGDAFAAAVEALGDV
- the mraY gene encoding phospho-N-acetylmuramoyl-pentapeptide-transferase, which encodes MLYWLAQTLDFAGIFNLVRYLSFRTGAAIATALLIGLVIGPKFIGWLRVRQGKGQPIRDDGPQSHLAKRGTPTMGGLMILTAMVSSVLLWMDLSSIYIWACIFVTLGFGAIGFLDDYDKVTKASHKGLSGKLRLFFEFLIAGVAAWMIVQQNGTALYVPFWNGPAINLGPFYFIFAAFVIVAFGNAVNLTDGLDGLATMPVIIASLAFMLIVYLVGRADFADYLGIPHVPGAGDLTILCGAIVGAGLAFLWFNAPPAAVFMGDTGSLALGGTIGVIAVSAHHEIVLGIIGGLFVVEAMSVIIQVFFYKRTGKRVFKMAPIHHHFEQIGWAEPTVVIRFWIISFVLALAGLATLKLR
- a CDS encoding UDP-N-acetylmuramoyl-tripeptide--D-alanyl-D-alanine ligase translates to MADLWTSEEIAKATGGSVSAAFAVSGVAFDSREVSDGDLFIAMKGEATDGHRFVDKAFAQGAAGAIVSEAVEYPHVLVADTTRALEALGEASRARMMGKVIGVTGSVGKTGTKEALFQALERSNPGAVHRSVKSYNNHVGVPLSLARMPRGSAFGVFEMGMNHEGELSVLTQMVRPDVAIVTAIAPAHIEFFGTEAAIAQAKAEIFEGLESGGTAIIPYDSPHVETLYAKASAYAERVLTFGLEEGADVRATEAVSASNGGTLVTASLPDAELCFTVAAPGDHWVSNALAVLAAVDAAGGDLAAAGLALAEMPGLPGRGERCILAVEGGQALLIDESYNANPLSMAATLKQLGREEADRRIAVLGAMRELGHLSDDLHAGLAAPLGEGQVDYAILVGEEMAPLASALKGVMAFDHVADAAAATGLLEAEVRAGDAILIKGSNGVGLSRTVAALSARARRKETE
- a CDS encoding UDP-N-acetylmuramoyl-L-alanyl-D-glutamate--2,6-diaminopimelate ligase is translated as MRLGAITQGLDAEVAAKGGDLDAPVTGFAIDNRKVAPGTVFGAFQGLRVNGEDYIADAVKAGAIAVVARPEAKVEGAIHIAHANPRRLFAGLAARFFAPFPDVTVAVTGTNGKTSTVELARQLWRMMGEKAASIGTLGVTTSVDQVSTGLTTPDIVTFLSNMSGLRREGITHAAFEASSHGLAQYRTEGLPVRAGAFTNLSRDHLDYHGDMDSYFDAKMRLFDGVVAGDGAAVVWADDIWSAKVIERVTKRGLRLLSVGVQGQALRLTNRTPTQLGQTLEIEADGKAYKVNLPLIGAYQAANALTAAGLIIACGGDTARVLELMGRVQPVRGRLERAVISKAGAPVYVDYAHTPDGLRAAIEALRPHTKGRLIALFGAGGDRDTGKRPLMGAVATDLADHVIVTDDNPRSEEPSIIRAAVMAGAPGAEEIGGRRAAIAAAIAQAGADDIVLLAGKGHEQGQIIGDRVLPFDDVTVARECAG